Proteins encoded by one window of Mycolicibacterium sp. ND9-15:
- a CDS encoding cytochrome c biogenesis protein DipZ: MFTLVLIGFLGGLITGISPCILPVLPVIFFSGTQTARVEAGGAAPAATATRPLLVERLRPYLVIAGLVASFSTVTLLGSTVLSLLRLPQDAIRWVALIALVAIGAGLIFPRFEALLEKPFARLPQKQFGSGRSGFGLGLALGVLYVPCAGPVLAAIIIAGATGTVGIATVALTLSFAIGAALPLLFFALAGRRVAERVAAFRSRQRQIRIAAGVVTILLAIALALNLPAALQRAIPDYTGTLQERVGGEDQIREQLNLGGLVNDQNRMLSNCTNGAPELESCGTAPDLTGITGWQNTPGGAPVDLKSLRGKVVLIDFWAYSCINCQRAVPHVVDWYAAYEDAGFEVIGVHTPEYAFERVPANVGSGARDLGITYPVALDTNYSTWTNYRNRYWPAKYLIDADGTVRHIKFGEGDYARTEQLIRQLLSEANPAADLPPATEKTDSTPSRDLTPETYLGVGKMVNYGGPGAYDEGVFTFEYPKRLPEDSFGLRGRWALDYQGATAEGPDSSIRLDYRARNVYLVVGGTGTVTVTRGGESRRIAVDGPPTLRQLVGDDDVRRGTLEVQLSQGLQAFSFTYG; this comes from the coding sequence ATGTTCACCCTCGTTCTCATCGGCTTCCTCGGCGGGCTGATCACCGGCATCTCGCCGTGCATCCTGCCGGTGCTGCCGGTGATCTTCTTTTCCGGCACCCAGACCGCCCGCGTCGAGGCCGGTGGAGCCGCACCCGCGGCAACCGCGACGCGGCCCTTACTCGTCGAGCGGTTGCGCCCCTACCTCGTGATCGCCGGGCTGGTGGCCAGCTTCTCGACGGTGACCCTGCTCGGCTCGACCGTGTTGTCGCTGCTGCGCCTGCCCCAGGACGCGATCCGCTGGGTGGCGCTGATTGCGCTCGTCGCGATCGGTGCCGGGCTGATCTTCCCGCGATTCGAGGCGCTGCTGGAGAAGCCGTTTGCGCGATTGCCCCAGAAGCAATTCGGCTCCGGTAGAAGCGGTTTCGGCCTCGGGCTGGCGCTCGGCGTGCTGTACGTGCCGTGCGCGGGTCCGGTGCTGGCCGCCATCATCATCGCCGGCGCCACCGGCACCGTCGGCATCGCCACCGTCGCGCTGACCCTGTCCTTTGCCATCGGCGCCGCGCTGCCGCTGCTGTTCTTCGCTCTTGCGGGCCGTCGCGTCGCGGAACGGGTCGCGGCCTTCCGAAGCCGTCAGCGCCAGATTCGCATCGCCGCCGGTGTGGTCACGATCCTGCTGGCGATCGCGTTGGCGTTAAACCTGCCCGCCGCGCTGCAGCGCGCCATCCCCGATTACACCGGCACGCTTCAGGAGAGGGTCGGCGGCGAAGACCAGATCCGGGAACAGCTCAACCTCGGCGGGCTGGTCAACGACCAGAACCGAATGCTGTCCAACTGCACCAACGGTGCGCCCGAGTTGGAGAGTTGCGGCACGGCGCCCGATCTCACGGGCATCACCGGTTGGCAGAACACCCCCGGCGGCGCCCCGGTCGACCTGAAATCGCTGCGCGGCAAGGTTGTTCTCATCGACTTCTGGGCGTACTCGTGCATCAACTGTCAGCGCGCGGTTCCCCACGTCGTCGACTGGTACGCCGCATACGAAGACGCCGGATTCGAGGTGATCGGTGTGCACACACCCGAGTACGCCTTCGAGCGGGTACCGGCCAACGTTGGCAGCGGCGCTCGAGACCTGGGCATCACCTATCCCGTCGCGCTCGACACCAACTACTCCACGTGGACGAACTACCGTAACCGGTACTGGCCGGCCAAGTACCTGATCGATGCCGACGGCACGGTGCGGCACATCAAGTTCGGCGAGGGCGACTACGCGAGGACCGAACAGTTGATCCGGCAACTGCTTTCGGAGGCGAACCCCGCCGCTGACCTGCCACCCGCCACGGAGAAGACCGACTCCACCCCGTCGCGCGACCTCACCCCCGAGACGTACCTCGGTGTCGGCAAGATGGTCAATTACGGCGGTCCCGGAGCCTACGACGAAGGCGTATTCACCTTCGAGTATCCGAAACGCTTGCCCGAGGACAGTTTCGGGCTTCGAGGGCGCTGGGCGCTCGACTACCAGGGCGCCACCGCCGAGGGTCCGGACTCGAGCATCCGGCTCGACTATCGCGCCCGCAACGTCTACCTGGTGGTCGGCGGCACCGGCACGGTGACGGTGACGCGCGGCGGCGAATCCCGCCGGATCGCGGTCGACGGTCCGCCGACGCTGCGACAGCTCGTCGGCGACGACGATGTCCGCCGTGGCACGCTCGAGGTCCAGCTGAGTCAAGGCCTGCAGGCGTTCTCATTCACCTACGGCTGA
- a CDS encoding fasciclin domain-containing protein, whose protein sequence is MNTRKKMVSAGLAALGATGLMLGTATTAQAEMVGPGCAGYAQQVPVGPGSVMGMAQDPVAVAASNNPLLTTLTKAVSGQLNPRVNLVDTLNGGQFTVFAPTDDAFAKIDPATIEQLKTDAALLTSILTYHVVPGQAGPAQVVGTHKTVQGADVTVTGGGNDLKVNDASVVCGGVQTANATVYLIDSVLMPPN, encoded by the coding sequence ATGAATACCAGGAAGAAGATGGTCAGCGCAGGCTTGGCCGCACTGGGAGCCACCGGCCTGATGCTGGGCACCGCGACCACGGCCCAGGCCGAGATGGTGGGCCCCGGGTGCGCGGGCTATGCGCAGCAGGTGCCGGTGGGTCCGGGCTCGGTGATGGGCATGGCCCAGGACCCGGTCGCGGTCGCCGCCTCGAACAACCCGCTGCTGACGACGCTGACGAAAGCCGTTTCAGGTCAACTCAATCCGCGGGTGAACCTCGTCGACACGCTCAACGGCGGTCAGTTCACGGTGTTCGCGCCTACCGATGACGCGTTCGCCAAGATCGACCCGGCCACCATCGAGCAGCTCAAGACCGACGCGGCGCTCTTGACCAGCATCCTGACCTACCACGTCGTGCCCGGGCAGGCCGGCCCGGCACAGGTGGTCGGTACGCACAAGACCGTGCAGGGTGCCGACGTCACCGTGACCGGCGGCGGGAACGACCTCAAGGTCAACGACGCCTCGGTGGTGTGCGGCGGCGTACAGACGGCCAACGCGACCGTCTACCTCATCGACTCGGTGCTCATGCCCCCGAACTGA
- a CDS encoding TIGR03619 family F420-dependent LLM class oxidoreductase produces the protein MEFWSGTAFTKTSEILGLARAFDEAGYDGMVCSDHMIYPRELSSPYPDSPTGKPMWAPETPWPDCWVQIGAMAAVTTRLRFSNAVYIAPARPLLEVAKQVATASVLSGGRVSLAAGVGWMREEYELMGQDFGTRGKRLDEMIPALRELWRGGWVSWSGEYYQVPEMMIEPHPAAPVPILCGGESEAALRRAARLCDGWVGYAYRWDEAVGYAQKLRALRREYGREDEPFDIMLALLEPPSPDLYKRAEDAGITAVMCSPWMGMDLEPGGVERYREPIEQFAETIIAKVRA, from the coding sequence ATGGAGTTCTGGTCGGGCACCGCGTTCACGAAAACGTCAGAGATCCTCGGCCTCGCGCGCGCGTTCGACGAGGCCGGCTACGACGGGATGGTCTGCTCGGACCACATGATCTATCCCCGCGAGCTGAGCTCGCCGTATCCGGATTCGCCGACCGGTAAGCCGATGTGGGCGCCCGAGACCCCGTGGCCGGACTGCTGGGTGCAGATCGGTGCGATGGCGGCGGTCACCACCCGGCTGCGGTTCTCCAACGCCGTCTACATCGCGCCGGCCCGTCCGCTGCTGGAGGTGGCCAAGCAGGTCGCGACGGCGTCGGTGCTGTCCGGCGGCCGGGTGTCGCTGGCCGCGGGCGTCGGGTGGATGCGCGAGGAGTACGAGTTGATGGGCCAGGATTTCGGCACCCGCGGCAAGCGGCTCGACGAGATGATCCCCGCGCTGCGGGAACTGTGGCGCGGCGGGTGGGTGTCGTGGAGCGGCGAGTACTACCAGGTGCCCGAGATGATGATCGAACCTCATCCGGCGGCGCCGGTGCCCATCCTTTGCGGAGGGGAGTCCGAGGCCGCGCTGCGTCGGGCAGCACGACTGTGTGACGGCTGGGTCGGCTACGCGTACCGATGGGACGAGGCCGTCGGCTACGCGCAGAAGCTGCGCGCGCTACGGCGCGAGTACGGCCGTGAGGATGAGCCTTTCGACATCATGCTGGCGCTGCTCGAACCCCCGTCACCGGACTTGTACAAGCGGGCCGAAGACGCCGGCATCACCGCGGTGATGTGCAGTCCGTGGATGGGCATGGACCTGGAGCCCGGGGGTGTCGAGAGATATCGGGAGCCCATCGAGCAGTTCGCCGAGACGATCATCGCCAAGGTGCGCGCATGA
- a CDS encoding cryptochrome/photolyase family protein: protein MPALLWFRRDLRLHDLPPLLAAATADGEVLACYVLDPRLEASAGPRRLRYLYDALRALHDSLDGKLFVTRGRPEQRVPFLAKEIGASAVHVSADHTPFGRRRDHAVGAALDEIPLQASGSPYLVSPGRVTKQDGTAYKVFTPFYGAWREHGWRQPARSGPESARWLDPAEVSGAVNVPDAGGDLELPAGETAARKQWKTFVDNGLDGYADERSRPDLDATSRMSAHLKFGTIHPRTMVVDLGRSDGAQAYLRELAFRDFYAAVLNEWPRSVWRNWNPLFDGMKHDDGAEAQRRFEAWKAGRTGFPIVDAGMRQLAETGWMHNRVRMIVASFLVKDLHLPWQWGARWFLEQLIDGDMANNQHGWQWVAGTGTDAAPFFRVFNPTTQGAKFDPDGSYVRRWVPELDDDSYPAPIVDHAAERKEALRRYTDIT, encoded by the coding sequence ATGCCCGCATTGTTGTGGTTTCGACGCGATCTGCGGTTGCACGACCTACCGCCACTGCTGGCCGCGGCGACCGCCGACGGCGAGGTACTCGCCTGCTACGTCCTCGACCCCCGGCTCGAAGCGTCGGCCGGACCCCGGCGACTGCGGTACCTCTACGACGCGCTACGCGCTCTGCATGACAGCCTCGACGGCAAGCTGTTCGTGACACGGGGGCGGCCCGAGCAGCGAGTACCGTTTCTGGCCAAGGAGATCGGCGCATCGGCGGTGCACGTCTCCGCGGACCACACGCCGTTCGGTCGTCGGCGCGACCACGCGGTGGGGGCCGCGCTCGACGAGATCCCGCTTCAGGCGTCGGGCTCGCCGTATCTGGTGTCGCCCGGTCGGGTGACCAAACAAGACGGCACCGCCTACAAGGTGTTCACGCCCTTCTACGGCGCCTGGCGTGAACATGGTTGGCGCCAACCCGCCCGATCGGGCCCGGAATCGGCGCGCTGGCTCGACCCAGCCGAGGTGTCCGGCGCGGTGAACGTCCCCGATGCCGGGGGCGACCTCGAGCTCCCCGCCGGGGAGACGGCTGCCCGTAAGCAGTGGAAGACGTTCGTGGACAACGGGCTCGACGGCTATGCCGACGAGCGGAGCCGCCCCGACCTGGATGCCACCAGCCGGATGTCGGCGCATTTGAAGTTCGGGACCATCCATCCCCGGACCATGGTCGTCGACCTCGGTAGGAGCGACGGCGCGCAGGCGTATCTACGGGAGCTGGCTTTCCGCGACTTCTACGCCGCGGTCCTCAACGAGTGGCCACGCAGCGTCTGGCGGAACTGGAACCCCTTGTTCGACGGGATGAAACACGACGACGGCGCCGAGGCGCAGCGGCGGTTCGAGGCATGGAAGGCGGGACGCACGGGGTTCCCGATCGTCGACGCCGGCATGCGCCAACTGGCCGAGACCGGGTGGATGCACAACCGGGTCCGGATGATCGTCGCCTCGTTTCTGGTCAAGGATCTGCACCTGCCGTGGCAATGGGGGGCGCGCTGGTTTCTCGAGCAGCTGATCGACGGCGACATGGCCAACAACCAGCACGGTTGGCAGTGGGTGGCGGGCACCGGGACCGACGCCGCGCCGTTCTTCCGCGTCTTCAACCCCACCACCCAGGGCGCCAAGTTCGACCCCGACGGCAGCTATGTGCGGCGCTGGGTGCCCGAACTCGACGACGACAGCTACCCGGCACCCATCGTCGACCACGCCGCCGAGCGCAAGGAGGCGCTGCGCCGGTACACCGACATCACTTGA
- a CDS encoding mycofactocin-coupled SDR family oxidoreductase — translation MTPRTRGAERRMQFDGKVAFITGAARGQGRAHAVRFAEEGADIVAVDLCEQIDSVAYPMATPEDLDETVNLVEKAGRRIIAERGDVRDLGRLQDIAAKAAAEFGRIDFVLANAGILPAAGEQGRGISAFVDAVNVMLNGVYYTITATLPALLAHGDGGAIVITSSAAAFKPVTVDFGTMNHGAAGYTAAKHGVIGVMRHFARALAEKNIRVNSVHPGGVATPMIYNEALAEWSGEHPAFSVSQQPLLNVPPVEPEAISDAMVYLCGASGRYLTGVALPVDGGQIVK, via the coding sequence ATGACACCGCGGACGCGAGGAGCAGAACGGCGGATGCAGTTCGACGGCAAGGTCGCCTTCATCACCGGCGCGGCGCGGGGGCAGGGCCGGGCGCACGCGGTCCGATTCGCCGAGGAGGGCGCCGACATCGTCGCGGTCGACCTGTGCGAGCAGATCGACAGCGTCGCCTACCCCATGGCGACCCCGGAGGACCTCGACGAAACCGTCAACCTGGTGGAGAAGGCCGGTCGCCGGATCATCGCCGAACGCGGTGACGTCCGCGACCTCGGGCGACTACAGGACATCGCGGCGAAGGCAGCGGCGGAGTTCGGGCGCATCGACTTCGTGCTCGCCAATGCCGGAATCCTGCCCGCAGCGGGGGAGCAGGGGCGCGGTATCTCCGCATTCGTCGACGCGGTGAACGTCATGCTCAACGGCGTCTACTACACGATCACCGCGACGCTGCCCGCCCTGCTCGCGCACGGCGACGGCGGAGCCATCGTCATCACCAGTTCGGCTGCGGCGTTCAAACCCGTCACTGTGGACTTCGGCACGATGAACCACGGCGCGGCGGGTTACACGGCGGCCAAGCACGGTGTCATCGGGGTGATGCGGCACTTCGCACGAGCGCTGGCGGAGAAGAACATTCGCGTCAACTCCGTGCACCCGGGCGGGGTAGCCACGCCGATGATCTACAACGAGGCGCTGGCCGAGTGGTCGGGCGAACATCCGGCATTCAGTGTGTCCCAGCAACCGCTGCTCAACGTTCCACCGGTGGAGCCGGAGGCCATCAGCGACGCGATGGTGTACCTGTGCGGCGCGTCCGGTAGGTACCTGACCGGAGTGGCACTGCCGGTCGACGGCGGCCAGATCGTCAAGTGA
- a CDS encoding DUF2631 domain-containing protein, with translation MANTEVERHTGVDVEDVPSAEWGWSKENVKFFHIGGIIAALFLLALIHGNHTGRVEDLFLIGFAVLILAAVARDWWLRRRGWIR, from the coding sequence GTGGCCAACACCGAGGTGGAGCGACACACCGGAGTCGACGTCGAAGACGTGCCGTCGGCTGAATGGGGCTGGTCGAAGGAGAACGTCAAGTTCTTCCACATCGGCGGCATCATCGCGGCGCTGTTTCTGCTGGCCCTCATCCACGGCAACCACACCGGACGCGTCGAGGACCTCTTCCTGATCGGGTTCGCCGTGCTGATCCTCGCCGCGGTCGCGCGCGACTGGTGGCTGCGCCGGCGCGGCTGGATTCGTTAG
- a CDS encoding WS/DGAT/MGAT family O-acyltransferase has product MKRLNGVDALMLYSETPEIHMHTLKIGILDVSGVEGYSFEMFREIAYPRLMGLSALRYLLVDIPLRLHHPMWWETPDIDLDYHLRQARVPEPGGRRELDDLIGEIASTPLDRSRPLWEMYVAEGLADDRIAIIHKVHHVLADGVASANQLAKAFEPDAPSPIRVVADPTERTTAQLLKAAGRDHAHLIRKLPRLMSETAAGVSRVRKRAGERGRHPELARSFAPPQSFINHVVSPGRRFATAPLSLPEVKQTSRQLGVTLNDIVLATAAGALRTLLLRYDGRADAPLIAGVPVSTDPSPDRLVGNEFTYMMPSLPVHIDDPLERVRLTAVSTKIAKDSHQLLGPTVLPAWMSYLPPALAPKFFRMQSRRMGSGGVMNLTISNVAGPRERGQVAGAVCSEIYSVGPVVTGSGMNITVWSYVDQLAISVLTDDRTLTDPHEATDALLDSFADIRRAAGLPGELATMGSTLPLATASRRPTV; this is encoded by the coding sequence ATGAAGCGACTCAACGGGGTGGACGCGCTGATGCTGTACAGCGAGACGCCCGAGATCCACATGCACACGCTCAAGATCGGCATCCTCGATGTGTCGGGCGTCGAAGGCTACAGCTTCGAGATGTTCCGTGAAATCGCGTATCCGCGGCTGATGGGGCTGTCCGCGTTGCGCTATCTCCTCGTAGACATCCCGTTGAGACTTCATCATCCGATGTGGTGGGAAACCCCCGATATCGACCTCGACTACCACCTCCGCCAAGCGCGCGTACCGGAGCCGGGTGGGCGTCGCGAACTCGACGACCTGATCGGTGAGATCGCGAGCACGCCGTTGGACCGAAGTCGTCCGTTGTGGGAGATGTACGTCGCCGAGGGACTGGCCGACGACCGGATCGCGATCATCCACAAGGTGCACCACGTGCTGGCCGACGGTGTCGCGTCGGCGAACCAGTTGGCCAAAGCGTTCGAACCCGACGCGCCGTCTCCGATCAGGGTCGTCGCCGACCCCACCGAGCGAACGACCGCGCAACTGCTCAAAGCCGCCGGCCGCGACCACGCGCACCTCATCCGCAAGCTGCCCCGGCTGATGAGCGAGACCGCCGCCGGGGTGTCGCGGGTTCGTAAGCGCGCCGGCGAGCGTGGCCGACATCCCGAATTGGCCCGCAGCTTCGCACCGCCACAGAGCTTCATCAACCATGTCGTCTCGCCCGGACGGCGCTTCGCGACGGCCCCGCTGTCGTTGCCCGAGGTCAAGCAGACCAGCAGGCAGCTGGGCGTCACGCTCAACGACATCGTGTTGGCGACCGCCGCGGGCGCGCTGCGCACACTGCTGCTGCGCTACGACGGGCGGGCCGACGCGCCGCTGATCGCCGGCGTCCCGGTCAGCACGGACCCGTCGCCGGATCGGTTGGTGGGCAACGAGTTCACCTACATGATGCCGTCGCTGCCGGTACACATCGACGACCCACTGGAACGGGTCAGGCTCACCGCGGTGTCGACGAAGATCGCCAAAGACAGCCATCAACTGCTCGGGCCGACTGTGCTGCCCGCCTGGATGTCCTACCTGCCGCCGGCGTTGGCGCCGAAGTTCTTTCGGATGCAGTCCCGCCGAATGGGGTCCGGTGGGGTGATGAACCTGACCATCTCCAACGTGGCGGGACCCCGCGAACGTGGACAGGTCGCGGGCGCCGTCTGCAGCGAGATCTATTCGGTTGGGCCCGTCGTTACCGGCAGCGGAATGAACATCACGGTGTGGAGCTACGTCGACCAACTCGCCATATCGGTGCTGACCGACGATCGCACGCTCACCGACCCGCACGAGGCGACCGACGCGCTACTGGATTCCTTCGCCGACATCCGCCGCGCCGCGGGGCTCCCCGGTGAGTTGGCCACCATGGGTTCGACCCTGCCGCTGGCCACCGCCTCGCGTCGGCCGACGGTGTAG
- a CDS encoding DUF427 domain-containing protein encodes MSLVAARGPLSNDPAGWFTPALPDGVVFVEPHRRRVQALRDGRQVLDTERALMVHRRDHPLSYAFPADVVGDLPCEPVAEAPGFVHVPWDAVDTWLEEGRTLVHYPPNPYHRVDCRPTNRALRVTVAGEPLVDTTETVIVFETSLEPRLYVAPAHVRTDLLRQSQTSSYCNYKGYATYWSAVIGDATVEDVAWSYPDPPPETLPIKGFFSFDAIRAQVLAELPG; translated from the coding sequence ATGAGTCTGGTCGCCGCCCGCGGGCCGCTGAGCAACGATCCTGCCGGTTGGTTCACCCCGGCACTACCTGACGGCGTGGTGTTCGTCGAACCGCACCGGCGGCGCGTGCAGGCCCTGCGCGACGGGCGCCAGGTCCTTGACACCGAGCGGGCGCTGATGGTGCACCGTCGCGACCACCCGCTCAGCTACGCGTTTCCCGCCGACGTGGTCGGCGACCTCCCGTGCGAACCGGTCGCGGAGGCGCCCGGGTTCGTCCATGTGCCCTGGGATGCGGTCGACACCTGGCTCGAGGAGGGCCGCACGCTCGTGCACTATCCGCCCAACCCGTATCACCGGGTTGACTGTCGGCCGACGAATCGCGCGCTGCGGGTGACGGTGGCAGGCGAACCGCTGGTCGACACGACCGAGACGGTGATCGTCTTCGAGACATCGCTGGAACCCCGCCTCTACGTCGCTCCGGCGCATGTGCGGACCGACCTGCTGCGGCAGTCACAGACCAGCAGCTACTGCAACTACAAGGGTTACGCGACGTACTGGTCGGCCGTCATCGGGGATGCGACGGTCGAGGACGTCGCATGGAGCTATCCGGACCCGCCGCCGGAAACGCTACCGATCAAGGGGTTCTTCAGCTTCGATGCCATCCGTGCGCAGGTGCTGGCCGAACTGCCGGGCTGA
- a CDS encoding LLM class F420-dependent oxidoreductase: MRFTFTHPMHSHPYNPELVTGKGIATVAAAAEAAGFHGFGFTDHPAPTQRWLQAGGHDAVDPFVAMGYAAATTTSLRLIPNIVVLPYRNPFVVAKSGATLDLLSDGRFTLGVGVGYLKREFAALGVDFEERAALFEEALEVIRGIWTTDDFSYEGRHFTASGITAHPRPLSDPHPPIWIGGNTAAARKRVVTHGDGWCPFPAPAVLAQTARTAAMDAQTLASGIDDLRRRFDEAGRDWSRIDITFTNPDGGSPGDDGFNADAYLSGLERLGAIGVTWVQVGLPGDSLTHVLETIERFGESVIAAA, translated from the coding sequence ATGCGGTTCACTTTCACCCACCCGATGCACAGCCACCCGTACAACCCAGAGCTGGTCACGGGCAAGGGGATTGCAACGGTCGCGGCCGCCGCCGAGGCGGCGGGATTCCACGGCTTCGGCTTCACCGACCACCCGGCGCCGACGCAGCGCTGGCTGCAGGCGGGCGGACACGATGCGGTGGACCCCTTCGTGGCGATGGGCTATGCGGCCGCAACCACGACGTCGCTGCGCCTCATCCCGAACATCGTCGTGCTGCCCTACCGCAACCCCTTCGTCGTCGCCAAGTCCGGCGCCACACTGGACCTGCTGTCGGACGGGCGGTTCACCCTCGGGGTGGGAGTCGGCTATCTGAAACGGGAATTCGCCGCGCTCGGAGTCGATTTCGAGGAACGAGCCGCACTGTTCGAGGAAGCGCTGGAGGTCATCCGCGGAATCTGGACCACCGACGACTTCTCCTATGAGGGCCGACACTTCACCGCCAGCGGCATCACCGCGCATCCCCGGCCCCTCAGCGACCCCCACCCACCGATCTGGATCGGCGGCAACACCGCCGCCGCCCGCAAGCGCGTCGTCACCCACGGCGACGGGTGGTGTCCGTTCCCTGCGCCGGCCGTGCTGGCCCAAACCGCGCGCACCGCGGCGATGGACGCTCAGACGCTGGCCTCGGGCATCGACGACCTCCGGCGCCGGTTCGACGAGGCCGGACGCGACTGGTCGCGAATCGATATCACGTTCACCAACCCCGACGGAGGGAGCCCCGGCGACGACGGCTTCAACGCCGATGCCTACCTCTCGGGCCTGGAGAGGCTGGGCGCGATCGGGGTGACGTGGGTACAGGTCGGGCTGCCCGGCGACAGCCTCACGCACGTGCTGGAGACCATCGAGCGGTTCGGTGAGTCGGTGATCGCCGCAGCCTGA
- a CDS encoding TIGR03560 family F420-dependent LLM class oxidoreductase, with protein sequence MGKPEIGVYLPQMGFTYEQMLHRARRCEDLGVDSLWLYDHLFGPGVPDYPSLEAWTLATALLANTERIRIGHMVLCNQFRHPAVLAKMATTLDQICAGRLQLGLGSGSIEDEHRRVGLPWESFRERSERLGETLEIVTQAFTDERIDFRGKHFTVSDFPVKPGPVQQPRPPIVVGGVGEKYTLPLVARYADVWNVPTYALGELEHKVSVLRSICEDIGRDPSTILLSVEAVMALAPDDASLPEVRRLAERRFGVPAFGLDEGGLVGTPPVIVDRIGELQSLGFGQIVLFTHDRASDETLDLLASEVIARL encoded by the coding sequence ATGGGCAAGCCGGAGATCGGCGTCTACCTACCGCAGATGGGGTTCACCTACGAGCAGATGCTGCATCGCGCCCGGCGGTGTGAAGATCTCGGCGTCGACTCGCTGTGGCTCTACGACCACCTCTTCGGACCTGGTGTGCCGGACTACCCGTCGCTGGAGGCGTGGACGCTGGCCACGGCGTTGCTCGCAAACACCGAGCGCATCCGGATCGGACACATGGTGCTGTGCAATCAGTTTCGCCATCCCGCGGTGCTGGCCAAGATGGCCACCACGCTCGACCAGATCTGCGCGGGCCGGCTGCAACTCGGCCTCGGCAGCGGGTCGATCGAGGACGAGCACCGCCGGGTCGGGCTGCCCTGGGAGTCGTTTCGGGAGCGCTCCGAACGGCTCGGCGAGACGCTGGAGATCGTGACGCAGGCCTTCACCGACGAGCGGATCGACTTTCGCGGCAAGCACTTCACCGTTTCGGATTTTCCGGTCAAACCCGGGCCGGTCCAGCAGCCGAGACCGCCGATCGTGGTCGGCGGCGTCGGCGAGAAGTACACGCTGCCGCTGGTCGCCCGGTACGCCGACGTGTGGAACGTACCCACCTACGCGCTCGGCGAACTGGAACACAAGGTGTCGGTGCTGCGGTCTATCTGCGAGGACATCGGTCGCGATCCGTCAACGATTCTTCTGTCGGTCGAGGCGGTGATGGCGCTGGCACCCGACGACGCCTCGCTGCCGGAGGTGCGTCGACTCGCCGAAAGACGGTTCGGTGTACCGGCATTCGGGCTCGACGAAGGGGGTTTGGTCGGGACGCCGCCCGTGATCGTCGACCGTATCGGCGAACTGCAGTCGCTGGGATTCGGGCAGATCGTGTTGTTCACCCACGACCGCGCGTCCGACGAGACCCTGGACCTGCTGGCTTCCGAAGTCATCGCGCGCCTCTAG